From Rudanella lutea DSM 19387, a single genomic window includes:
- the mtaB gene encoding tRNA (N(6)-L-threonylcarbamoyladenosine(37)-C(2))-methylthiotransferase MtaB, which translates to MKKVAFYTLGCKLNFSETSTIGRLLEGQGYQRVEFNQQPDIFIINTCSVTDNADKKCRKIVREAQKINPDGYVAILGCYAQLKPQEIATIPGVDAVLGAAEKFRLHELIDSFEKAPTGQARVFNSNIEEVLDYHASYSLNDRTRTFLKVQDGCDYPCSYCTIPLARGKSRSDTVANVVRAAHEIAGRGQGAAAVKEIVLTGVNIGDFGLVNGERTETFFDLVKALDEVEGIERFRISSIEPNLLTDEIIEFVAQSKRFVPHFHVPLQSGSNKVLGLMRRRYKRELYAERVAQIKELLPHACIGVDVIVGHPGETDELFRETYTFLNELPISYLHVFTYSERPNTHALSIRPIVPGNVRAERSKMLHILSDKKRRAFYDSQIGRRCTVLFEEDAEDTDRQSGLMHGFTENYVRVAAKYDPLLINEVVPVRLTGVNPDGHMEVEDVEAVLVHH; encoded by the coding sequence ATGAAAAAAGTTGCCTTTTATACACTCGGCTGTAAGCTAAACTTCTCCGAAACGTCGACCATCGGGCGGTTGCTCGAAGGGCAGGGCTACCAACGGGTGGAGTTTAATCAGCAGCCCGACATATTCATCATCAACACCTGTTCGGTGACCGACAATGCCGACAAGAAATGCCGGAAGATTGTGCGTGAAGCGCAAAAGATCAACCCCGACGGCTACGTGGCTATTCTGGGGTGTTATGCGCAGCTGAAACCGCAGGAGATTGCCACCATTCCGGGCGTTGATGCGGTGCTGGGTGCAGCCGAGAAATTCCGGCTCCATGAGCTGATCGATTCGTTTGAAAAGGCCCCTACCGGCCAGGCGCGGGTGTTCAACTCCAACATTGAAGAGGTGCTGGACTACCACGCTTCGTATTCGCTCAACGACCGTACCCGCACGTTTCTGAAAGTGCAGGACGGGTGCGATTACCCCTGCTCCTACTGCACCATTCCGCTCGCGCGGGGCAAAAGCCGATCCGACACGGTGGCCAATGTGGTGCGGGCCGCCCACGAAATTGCCGGGCGCGGGCAGGGTGCCGCAGCCGTGAAGGAAATAGTCTTGACGGGCGTAAACATCGGCGACTTTGGCCTCGTCAACGGCGAACGGACCGAAACATTTTTCGATCTGGTAAAAGCCCTGGACGAAGTTGAAGGCATTGAGCGATTCCGCATTTCGAGTATTGAGCCTAACCTGCTCACCGACGAAATTATCGAGTTTGTGGCTCAATCGAAGCGGTTTGTCCCCCACTTCCACGTGCCACTGCAATCGGGGTCCAACAAAGTGTTGGGTCTGATGCGCCGTCGGTACAAGCGCGAGCTGTACGCCGAGCGGGTTGCCCAAATAAAGGAACTGCTGCCCCATGCCTGCATTGGGGTGGATGTGATTGTAGGGCATCCCGGCGAAACCGACGAGCTTTTCCGCGAAACCTACACGTTTCTGAATGAGTTGCCCATCTCGTACCTGCACGTATTTACGTACTCGGAGCGGCCCAACACGCACGCCCTGAGCATCAGGCCTATCGTGCCGGGCAACGTGCGCGCCGAGCGGTCGAAGATGCTGCATATTCTGTCAGACAAAAAACGCCGGGCCTTTTATGACAGTCAGATTGGGCGCCGGTGCACGGTCTTGTTTGAAGAAGATGCCGAAGACACCGACCGGCAATCGGGCCTAATGCACGGTTTTACGGAAAACTACGTGCGTGTAGCCGCTAAGTACGACCCGTTGCTAATCAACGAGGTGGTACCTGTGCGGCTCACCGGCGTCAACCCCGACGGCCATATGGAAGTCGAGGATGTTGAGGCCGTACTCGTTCATCATTAA
- a CDS encoding glutamine synthetase III codes for MSNYRFKALEIAQNRYAKPVTPPAERVADFYGVNTFNKETMRALLSPEAYLRITEAIDTGGKIDRDIADEVANAMKSWAVSRGATHYTHWFQPLTGSTAEKHDAFFDLTMDGKAIEKFKGGALVQQEPDASSFPNGGLRNTFEARGYTGWDPSSPAFLMDNGAGGKTLCIPSVFISYTGEALDYKTPLLKSLSALDKAATAVCQYFDRNIDKVTATLGAEQEYFVIDKALFYARPDLVMAGRTVFGHSPARGQQLEDHYFGSIPPRVNAFMVDYEFEALKLGIPVRTRHNEVAPGQFEVAPTFEEVNLAVDHNALLMDLMERVAERHDFKVLFHEKPFAGINGSGKHNNWSMGTNTGVNLLGPSTKPKETLRFITFLVNVIKAVHDHADLLRASIASAGNEHRLGANEAPPAIMSVFLGETLTKALEDLETKNEIALNKGDNVYYKLGLNRIPSLIRDNTDRNRTSPFAFTGNKFEFRAVGGAANSSSTMIVLNTIVAAQLQQFKADLDVRLNNGEKKELAIVDILKQYYKGCKRILFEGNGYSDEWVEEAARRGLSNINSTPEALKVYLSQESLDVFQRVGVMGHTEVHSRYEIELEKYVKKVQIEARVMGDLAINHVVSTAVKYQAKLAETAKNLVDLGMVTEAEPVKDILREISTRVAVIKKNVEEMIEARKRANNKADTAEMARLYATEVIGYFDGIRYEVDKLEQIVDDEDWPLVKYREMLFVK; via the coding sequence ATGTCGAATTACCGTTTCAAAGCCCTCGAAATAGCCCAGAATCGTTATGCCAAACCCGTGACTCCGCCTGCTGAGCGCGTGGCCGATTTTTACGGCGTCAATACATTCAATAAAGAAACCATGCGGGCGCTGCTTTCGCCCGAAGCATACCTCCGCATCACCGAAGCCATTGACACGGGTGGCAAAATTGACCGCGACATTGCCGACGAGGTGGCCAACGCCATGAAGTCTTGGGCGGTATCGCGCGGTGCAACGCATTATACCCACTGGTTTCAGCCGCTGACCGGCTCGACGGCCGAAAAACACGATGCCTTTTTTGACCTGACGATGGATGGAAAAGCCATTGAGAAATTCAAAGGGGGAGCTTTGGTGCAGCAGGAGCCCGATGCGTCGTCGTTCCCGAACGGTGGCCTGCGCAATACCTTCGAGGCTCGCGGCTATACCGGCTGGGATCCGTCGTCGCCCGCGTTTCTGATGGACAACGGGGCCGGTGGCAAAACCCTCTGTATTCCGTCGGTATTCATCTCGTACACGGGCGAGGCTCTTGACTACAAAACGCCCTTGCTTAAGTCGCTGTCGGCTCTCGATAAGGCTGCTACGGCTGTGTGCCAGTATTTCGATCGGAATATTGATAAAGTAACGGCTACCCTCGGTGCCGAGCAGGAGTACTTCGTGATCGACAAGGCCCTGTTCTACGCCCGGCCCGATCTGGTCATGGCGGGCCGTACCGTGTTTGGGCACTCGCCAGCACGCGGGCAGCAGCTTGAAGATCACTATTTCGGCTCTATTCCGCCCCGTGTCAACGCGTTCATGGTCGACTACGAATTCGAGGCCCTCAAACTGGGTATTCCGGTTCGGACGCGCCACAACGAGGTAGCCCCCGGTCAGTTTGAAGTAGCCCCGACATTTGAAGAGGTGAACCTGGCCGTAGACCATAACGCCCTGCTCATGGATTTGATGGAGCGAGTGGCTGAGCGGCACGATTTTAAGGTGCTGTTCCACGAAAAACCGTTTGCCGGTATCAACGGTAGTGGTAAGCACAACAACTGGTCGATGGGTACCAACACGGGCGTGAACTTGCTCGGACCCAGCACCAAGCCGAAAGAAACGCTCCGGTTCATCACGTTCCTGGTAAACGTAATCAAGGCTGTACACGACCATGCCGACCTGCTGCGGGCCAGTATTGCCTCGGCCGGCAACGAGCACCGGCTAGGTGCCAACGAGGCTCCCCCGGCCATTATGTCGGTGTTTCTGGGCGAAACCCTCACGAAGGCACTCGAAGATCTCGAAACCAAAAACGAAATCGCGCTCAACAAAGGCGACAACGTGTACTACAAGCTGGGCCTGAACCGGATTCCGTCGTTGATTCGCGACAATACCGACCGAAACCGTACCTCGCCGTTTGCCTTTACGGGCAATAAGTTTGAGTTCCGGGCGGTGGGTGGTGCCGCCAACTCATCGTCGACGATGATTGTACTCAACACCATTGTGGCCGCTCAGCTGCAGCAGTTCAAGGCCGACCTCGACGTGCGGCTGAACAACGGTGAGAAGAAAGAACTGGCCATAGTCGACATCCTGAAGCAGTATTATAAAGGCTGCAAGCGGATTTTGTTTGAAGGCAACGGCTACTCAGATGAGTGGGTGGAAGAAGCGGCCCGCCGGGGTCTGTCAAACATTAACTCGACGCCCGAAGCCCTCAAAGTTTACCTCAGCCAGGAGTCACTCGATGTGTTCCAGCGGGTAGGCGTTATGGGCCATACGGAGGTGCATTCGCGCTACGAAATTGAGCTGGAGAAGTACGTAAAGAAAGTGCAGATCGAGGCCCGCGTTATGGGCGATCTGGCCATCAACCACGTGGTTTCGACGGCGGTGAAATACCAGGCCAAACTGGCCGAAACGGCTAAAAACCTGGTCGATCTGGGTATGGTGACCGAGGCAGAGCCCGTGAAAGACATTCTCCGGGAGATTTCGACCCGGGTGGCGGTAATCAAGAAAAACGTGGAAGAGATGATCGAAGCCCGTAAGCGTGCCAACAACAAGGCCGACACGGCTGAGATGGCCCGCCTGTATGCTACCGAGGTGATCGGGTATTTCGACGGAATCCGGTACGAGGTAGATAAGCTGGAACAGATTGTCGATGACGAAGACTGGCCACTGGTGAAATACCGCGAGATGCTCTTTGTGAAGTAA
- a CDS encoding efflux RND transporter periplasmic adaptor subunit, which translates to MDRALAPEQITRSRRKSWTVGLLALAALVGAAVGLRSLLHTSVEASRIRTAVAQTGPVENTLTATGEIIPAYEQIMTSPIRASIRRVLLTPGARVRPGQAILELDKSLTQIEYEKLQDQLALKQNSIEQLRMKLDKNLYDADISDQIKLLNINRLRAEVEDARRLLKVGGRTPEDVTRAENALRIAQLEKKQLENDLAYNRRSMGASLKESELQARIEGTNLKVLAQKLRQAEILADRAGVLTWVNENVGSAVNEGEMLVKVADLGSFRVEASCSDTYADQLRTGLPVIVRINEVDLRGLITQIKPSVQNGTVKFAVSLDDNRHASLRPNQKVEVFVVTSRSPQAIRIANGPAFKGKRKQFVFVMGTDNIAHRREVEIGLTNFDWVEIKSGLQPGERVILTDMSEYEHVDQLTIVNQ; encoded by the coding sequence ATGGACCGCGCCCTTGCTCCCGAACAAATTACCCGCTCCCGCCGTAAAAGCTGGACCGTTGGCCTGCTGGCTTTAGCTGCTCTGGTCGGTGCAGCCGTGGGCCTTCGCTCCCTGCTGCACACATCGGTCGAAGCATCCCGAATCCGAACGGCCGTTGCCCAAACCGGGCCCGTAGAAAATACCCTCACCGCCACCGGCGAAATTATCCCGGCCTACGAACAAATCATGACCAGCCCCATCCGGGCGAGCATCCGACGGGTACTCCTAACGCCCGGTGCGCGGGTGCGGCCCGGTCAGGCCATTCTGGAATTAGACAAATCGCTCACCCAGATCGAGTACGAAAAACTACAGGACCAACTGGCGCTCAAACAAAACAGCATTGAACAGTTGCGGATGAAGCTCGACAAGAACCTGTACGATGCCGACATCTCGGACCAGATCAAGCTTCTAAACATCAATCGGTTGCGCGCCGAAGTCGAAGATGCCCGGCGCTTGCTCAAAGTGGGCGGCCGAACCCCCGAAGATGTGACCCGTGCCGAAAACGCCCTCCGCATTGCGCAGTTGGAGAAAAAACAACTCGAAAACGATCTGGCCTACAACCGTCGGTCGATGGGTGCCAGCCTGAAGGAATCCGAATTGCAGGCCCGCATCGAAGGCACCAACCTCAAGGTACTGGCCCAAAAGCTGCGGCAGGCCGAGATCCTGGCCGACCGGGCGGGGGTACTCACGTGGGTAAACGAAAACGTGGGCTCGGCTGTGAACGAGGGCGAAATGCTCGTGAAAGTGGCCGATTTGGGCAGCTTCCGGGTCGAGGCTTCCTGCTCAGACACCTACGCCGACCAGCTCCGGACGGGCCTGCCCGTGATTGTGCGCATCAACGAGGTGGATTTGCGGGGCCTGATTACCCAGATCAAGCCGTCGGTGCAAAACGGCACGGTGAAGTTTGCCGTGTCCCTGGACGATAACCGGCACGCATCGCTCCGGCCTAACCAGAAAGTTGAGGTGTTTGTGGTCACGAGCCGCAGCCCGCAGGCCATTCGGATAGCCAACGGCCCTGCGTTTAAAGGCAAGCGGAAACAGTTTGTGTTTGTGATGGGCACCGACAACATCGCCCACCGGCGCGAAGTCGAGATTGGCCTGACCAACTTCGACTGGGTCGAGATCAAAAGCGGGCTGCAACCCGGCGAACGGGTAATCCTGACCGATATGAGCGAGTACGAGCACGTAGATCAGCTCACGATTGTGAACCAATGA
- a CDS encoding LTA synthase family protein has translation MITRILWLLLYGIGWAIWLQFNRCIFLIYQAFHGTADLALWPDILLHGLRMDLSVAGYAGLLPGLALAFLPSRWLPGFFARYTSLLLILVSFMTTIDMEMYRTWGFRLDTTFLRYLKTPAEALASIGSSPLEWLSVILIGLIVLGLLFFNRLNHLAFVLLRPAPRWSFVPLLGATAALIIPIRGGLQQIPMNVSGVFFSPVAFANHAAINPQWNFIFSALEKSDDKTNPFQFLPQHVANQAVQSLYPVGSQPQSARVLNNPRPNVLLIVWESLTAKIVSPVGGRTGVTPEFDKLCREGLLFTNYYASGDRSEKGLVALLSGFPAQPLTSIMTVPQKSAKLPTLARTLREQGYQTAFYYGGETEFANIRSYLFHSQYDRIVSKADFPPDTWNSKWGAHDHVVYNRVLADLGKQKAPFFTTFFTLSSHEPFEVPMPTAIPGKNEEALFLNAHYYADKSLGEFIAQAKQQPWWNNTLVIIVGDHGHRLPHIGTNKTAEFHIPMLWLGGALQKPGVMDQVASQTDLAATLLHQLGIESTAFRWSRDALAPVPESFAYFAFHNGFGFVRPGRALVFDNDARQIIEQHGTVSDADLKTGMAFEAVSVGDYLSK, from the coding sequence ATGATTACACGCATACTCTGGTTGCTTCTATACGGCATTGGCTGGGCAATCTGGCTTCAGTTTAACCGTTGCATTTTTCTGATATACCAGGCATTTCACGGAACAGCCGACCTGGCCCTCTGGCCCGACATTCTGCTGCACGGTCTCCGCATGGACCTGTCCGTAGCAGGGTACGCCGGTTTGTTGCCGGGGCTGGCGCTGGCTTTTTTGCCCTCGCGCTGGTTGCCAGGGTTCTTTGCCCGCTATACGTCGCTGCTGCTGATTCTGGTCAGTTTTATGACCACCATCGATATGGAGATGTACCGTACCTGGGGCTTCCGGCTCGACACGACCTTTTTACGGTACCTTAAAACCCCTGCCGAAGCGCTGGCTTCCATCGGGTCGTCGCCCCTCGAATGGCTCTCGGTTATTCTTATCGGGCTGATTGTGCTGGGCCTTCTCTTTTTCAACCGGCTCAATCATCTGGCGTTTGTGCTGCTCCGGCCGGCACCGCGCTGGTCGTTTGTGCCGCTGCTGGGAGCTACAGCCGCACTCATTATTCCGATCCGGGGCGGCTTGCAGCAAATTCCAATGAATGTGAGTGGGGTTTTCTTCTCGCCGGTTGCGTTTGCCAACCACGCGGCTATCAATCCGCAATGGAATTTCATTTTCTCGGCTCTCGAAAAATCCGACGATAAAACCAACCCGTTCCAGTTTCTGCCCCAGCACGTAGCCAATCAGGCGGTGCAGTCGCTGTATCCAGTGGGTAGTCAGCCTCAATCGGCCCGGGTGCTGAACAATCCCCGGCCCAACGTGCTCCTCATTGTATGGGAGAGCCTGACGGCCAAGATTGTCTCGCCCGTGGGCGGTCGTACGGGGGTCACGCCCGAGTTCGATAAGCTCTGCCGCGAGGGGCTGCTGTTTACCAACTACTATGCCAGTGGCGACCGCAGCGAAAAAGGGCTGGTGGCCCTGCTGAGTGGTTTTCCGGCTCAGCCACTAACCTCGATCATGACCGTGCCGCAAAAGTCGGCCAAGCTACCGACGCTGGCGCGCACGCTCCGCGAACAAGGCTACCAAACGGCATTTTACTACGGAGGAGAAACTGAGTTTGCCAACATCCGGTCGTATCTGTTCCATAGCCAGTACGACCGGATTGTCTCGAAAGCTGACTTTCCACCCGACACCTGGAACTCAAAATGGGGCGCCCACGACCATGTGGTGTACAACCGGGTACTGGCGGATCTGGGCAAGCAGAAAGCGCCTTTTTTTACGACCTTCTTCACACTCAGCAGCCACGAGCCTTTTGAGGTACCCATGCCCACGGCCATACCCGGCAAAAACGAGGAAGCGCTGTTTCTGAACGCCCACTACTATGCCGACAAGAGTTTAGGCGAATTTATTGCGCAGGCTAAACAGCAACCCTGGTGGAACAATACACTCGTCATTATTGTGGGCGATCATGGCCACCGACTCCCTCATATAGGCACCAACAAAACCGCCGAGTTTCATATTCCGATGCTGTGGCTGGGTGGGGCGCTTCAAAAACCGGGCGTGATGGATCAGGTGGCTTCACAAACCGACCTGGCCGCTACATTGCTGCATCAGTTAGGTATTGAGTCGACCGCGTTTCGGTGGAGCCGCGATGCGCTGGCCCCCGTACCCGAGTCGTTTGCCTACTTTGCGTTTCATAACGGCTTCGGCTTTGTGCGACCGGGGCGGGCACTGGTGTTCGACAACGACGCCCGCCAGATTATAGAACAGCACGGAACCGTTTCGGACGCCGATCTCAAAACGGGTATGGCCTTTGAAGCCGTCAGCGTGGGCGATTACCTGAGCAAATAG
- a CDS encoding glutamine synthetase beta-grasp domain-containing protein: protein MAKCKLEYIWLDGYKPTQSLRSKTKIVTDFSGKVEDAEMWSFDGSSTEQAPGGSSDCLLKPAFVCPDPQRKNGFLVMCEVLNADGTPHESNGRATIDDDDNDFWFGFEQEYFLWDVAIDKPMGFPAEGFPKRPQGPYYCSVGAMNAFGRHIVEEHLDVCLDAGLNVEGINAEVATGQWEFQIFAKGAKEAGDQIWVARYLLERIGEKYNVAINWHCKPLGDTDWNGSGMHANFSNTALRTAGSKDVYDTICQSFAPVVAEHIAVYGADNHMRLTGKHETQSIDTFSYGVSDRGASIRIPIATVERGWKGWLEDRRPNSAADPYKVASRIIKTVKSAEVLV from the coding sequence ATGGCAAAGTGCAAACTCGAGTACATTTGGCTTGACGGATACAAGCCCACTCAAAGCCTTCGGTCGAAAACCAAAATCGTAACGGATTTTTCGGGTAAGGTAGAAGACGCTGAAATGTGGTCGTTCGACGGATCATCGACTGAGCAGGCTCCCGGCGGCTCATCAGACTGTCTCTTGAAGCCTGCTTTCGTTTGCCCCGACCCACAGCGCAAAAACGGTTTCCTCGTGATGTGCGAAGTGCTCAATGCCGATGGCACTCCCCACGAGTCGAACGGTCGCGCTACGATCGATGATGATGACAATGATTTCTGGTTTGGTTTTGAGCAGGAGTACTTCCTGTGGGATGTGGCCATCGACAAGCCGATGGGCTTCCCGGCCGAAGGTTTCCCCAAGCGTCCGCAGGGGCCATACTATTGCTCGGTAGGTGCCATGAACGCGTTTGGTCGTCATATCGTAGAAGAACACCTCGATGTGTGCCTCGATGCCGGCCTGAACGTAGAAGGTATCAACGCTGAGGTGGCAACCGGTCAGTGGGAGTTCCAGATTTTTGCCAAAGGAGCTAAAGAAGCCGGCGATCAGATTTGGGTAGCTCGCTACCTGCTGGAGCGCATCGGTGAAAAATATAACGTTGCTATCAACTGGCACTGCAAGCCCCTGGGCGATACCGATTGGAACGGTTCAGGTATGCACGCCAACTTCTCAAATACGGCCCTCCGTACCGCAGGCAGCAAAGACGTTTACGACACCATCTGTCAGTCGTTTGCACCGGTAGTGGCAGAACACATCGCCGTATATGGTGCTGATAACCACATGCGCTTGACCGGCAAGCACGAAACCCAGTCGATTGATACGTTCTCATACGGTGTGTCTGACCGGGGTGCTTCGATTCGTATCCCCATCGCAACGGTAGAGCGGGGCTGGAAAGGCTGGCTCGAAGATCGTCGGCCCAACTCGGCTGCTGATCCATACAAAGTGGCTTCACGTATCATCAAGACCGTGAAGTCGGCTGAGGTGCTCGTATAA